TTGGCCAGGTTGAGGGCCGTCTGGCCGCCCATGGTGGGCAGCACGGAGTCGGGGCGCTCCTGAGCGATGATGCGCTCCGCCACCTCGACCGTGATGGGCTCGATGTACGTGCGGTGCGCGAACTCCGGGTCGGTCATCACCGTCGCCGGGTTGCTGTTGAGGAGGACGACCTCGACGCCCTCCTCTCTCAGGGCCTTGATCGCCTGGGTCCCCGAGTAGTCGAACTCGACCGCCTGCCCGATGACGATCGGGCCCGAGCCAATCACAAGAACCTTCCGGATGTCGTTTCGCTTGGGCATCGCGGGGGGCCCATACCAACCTTCGCCCCCGCTTGCACGAATCGTGTGAACGGGGTAGCCCCCGGGGTGGGAAACCGTGCCCGGCCGGTGGCTGGGAGGACGATCCCGGGCGCCGGGCCGTCTGCTAGTCTGCGCTCGTCTCAGGAGGTCTCATGCGCCGCTGGTCCCTGGTCCTGCTCCTCTCCACCGCGTCTCCGGCTCTCGGCCAGGAGGCCCAGGAAACCCCGACCGCCCCGGCAGCCCCGGAGCCATCGGCTCCCCAACAAAGCGAGCCGGCAGCCGACGCTCCCTCCGAGTCGGCCCCTGCCCCGGCCACCGAGAAGCCGGTGCGCCGCCGCCGCGCGAAGCAGGAGGCCACCGCGGACGCACCTGCCCCCACCCCCACGGCCGAGGCTCCAGCCCCGGCGGCCCAGCCCCCCGCCCCGGCGGTCCAGCCCGCTCCTCCTGCCGCTCCCCCTCCCGCCCAGGTGGCCGCGGCCCCAGCCCAGGCGCCCAAGCCGGGCAGCACCGAAGAGGAGGTCCGCGACGAGGCCCGCTACCTGCTCAGCGCCCTGCTGACGGGTGACGTTCGCGGGAGCGTGCCGATGCTGACCTTCCCCTTCCAGCTCGAGGAGCGGAAGTTCGAGACGCCCGAGTCGCTCGTGGTGACGTGGGTCAAGCAACTCCGGAACAAGCGGACGGACCTCATCACGCTCTACGACATCGAGGTCCTGCCCTACGCGGAGCTGGAGAAGAAGTACGGCAAGCCTCCCGCGCGTCTGGGCGCCATCGTCCCGCGCGGCAGCGAGGTGTACGCCGCGGTGGCCAACCTCTCGGGGCGCGCGGCGGTCGTCCTGTACCGGCAGACCGAGGACGGGTGGAAGGCGTTCGCCTACACGGATTGAGGCATGAGGGACGGGGTCCTCCCTCGGGAAGACCCTCACCCCCTGCCCTCTCCCAGAGGGAGAGGGAGCTCAGCGCAAGGCGGTCGCGAGCTCGCGGAACCGCTCCAGGCCCTTGTTCAGCTGCTCGCGCGAGGTCGCGAAGCTCATGCGGATGTGGCCCTCCGCTCCGAAGGGGGCCCCCGGCACCGCCGCGACCCGGAAGTCGTTCAGGAGGATCTCCGAGAACTGCACCGAGCCCGTCACCGGCGTGCCCTTGTACGAGCGCCCGAACAGGCCGCTCACGTTGGGCAGCACGTAGAAGGCACCCTCGGGACGCCGGCAGCGCACGCCCTCGATCGCGTTCAGCGTGTCCACGACCAGGTCCCTCCGTCCCCGGTACTCCTCCACCATGGGCACGAAGATGTCCTGCGGGCCCTTGAGCGCCGCCAGCGCCGCCTTCTGCGCGAAGGACGCCGCGTTCGACGTGGACTGATCCTGGATCATCTGCATGCCCGAGATGAGCCACTTCGGGCCCGCCACGTACCCCATGCGCCAGCCCGTCATCGAGAAGGACTTGCTCATCCCGTTGATGACGACCAGCCGCGACAGCAGATCCGGCGCCACGTTGCCGATGTTCAGGAACTGCCCCTGGTAGAGCAGCTTCTCGTAGATGTCGTCGCTCAGGATGAGGCACTCGTGCCCGCGCACCGCCTGGGCGATGCCCTCCAGGGCGGCCCGCGAGAACACCGCCCCCGAGGGGTTGCTCGGGCTGTTGAGCACCAGCGCCTTCGTGCGCGGCGAGAGCGCCTTGCGGATGGCGTCCGGATCCGGCGCGAAGCCGTCCTCCTCGCGCGTCTCCACGAACACCGGCTTGCCTCCGGCCAGTTGCACCATGTCCGGGTAGCTCACCCAGTACGGGGCCACGATGATGACCTCGTCGCCCTCGTTCAGCAGCGCCTGGAACGCATTGTAGAGCGCCTGCTTGGCGCCCACCGTCACCAGCACCTGGTCCGGCGCGAAGGTGAGGTGGTTGTCCCGCTCCAGCTTCGCGCAGATGGCCTCGCGCAGCTCCTGGATGCCCGACGTGGGCGTGTACTTGGTGAAGCCCTGCCGCAGGGCATCGACGGCCGCCTGCTTGATGAACTCCGGCGTATCGAAGTCAGGCTCGCCCGCCGCGAGACTCACCACGTCCACACCCTGGGCCACCAGCGCCTTCGCCTTCGCGTTGAGCGCGAGCGTGGGGGACGGTTTGATGGCCTTGAGCCGATTCGCGAGATTCATTGCAGGTGCCTCCAGACGCACTCCCCGTAAGGTACCACCCGCACCTCATCGCGTCATCGAGAAGCAGCGCGGCGCTCAGCCCTGCTTCCCGTACTTCGCCCGCAGCACCTTGAGCACGTTGGGCGGCACGAGCCCCTCCACGTTGCCGCCGAACGAGGCCACCTCCCGGACGAGCTGCGACGACACGTAGAAGTAGTCCTCGCCCGTCATCATGAAGACGGTCTCGATGCCAGGGGCCAGCTTGCGGTTCATGTTCGCCAGCTGGAACTCGTACTCGAAGTCGGAGACCGCCCGCAGGCCGCGCAGGATGACGTTCACCCCGCGCCCGTTCGCGTACTCCACCAGCAGGCCGTGGAAGGCGTCCACCTCCACCCGCGGATCCGGACAGGCCTGGCGGATGAGCTCCTTGCGCTCCTCCTCGGTGAAGAGCGGCACCTTCTTCGGGTTGACTGCCACAGCCACGATCACGCGATCGAACATCTGCAACGCGCGCTGGATGATGCTCAGGTGACCGTTGGTGAGCGGATCGAATGAACCCGGATAGATGGCGGTACGCATGCCGGCGCAGTCTCGACGCCCACCGGCAAGCGGTCAAGGAATGCGGAAGAGACTCACCAGCGTGTCCCCGAACCGCCGCTGGTCCACCCGCTCGAAACCCGCGTGGGACTCGGGGGCCGTCTCGCGCTTGTCGTGCTCGATGACCACCGTGCCCCCGGGTGCCAGCACCCCGGCCCGGGCCACCCCCTCCAGCACCGTCTCCACCACCCGCGCCGCATACGGCGGGTCCGCGAAGACGAGCTCGAACCGATCTCCCCGGCGCCCGAGCGTCTCGAGCGCCCGCTCCACCGGCTGCGCGAGGATCTCCACCCGCGAGGCGAACCCCAGCGTGTCCGTGTTCGCCCGGCAGAGCGACAGCGCCTCCCGGTCCGAGTCCACCAGCACCGCCTTGGGAGCCCCTCGCGAGACGGACTCGAGGCCCAGCGCCCCCGTCCCCGCGTAGAGATCCAGCACCTTCCGCTCCTCCAGCCACTGACCGAGCACGTTGAAGATCGTCTCCCGCACCCGGTCCGCCGTGGGACGGATGTGCTTCGACGTCGTCTTGGGGCCCGCCAGCGCCCGCCCTTTCGCCGTACCTGCCACGATGCGCATCTAGTCGCCCCGGTTCTCCGCCAGGAACAGCATC
This is a stretch of genomic DNA from Archangium violaceum. It encodes these proteins:
- the rsmD gene encoding 16S rRNA (guanine(966)-N(2))-methyltransferase RsmD, with product MRIVAGTAKGRALAGPKTTSKHIRPTADRVRETIFNVLGQWLEERKVLDLYAGTGALGLESVSRGAPKAVLVDSDREALSLCRANTDTLGFASRVEILAQPVERALETLGRRGDRFELVFADPPYAARVVETVLEGVARAGVLAPGGTVVIEHDKRETAPESHAGFERVDQRRFGDTLVSLFRIP
- the coaD gene encoding pantetheine-phosphate adenylyltransferase, which produces MRTAIYPGSFDPLTNGHLSIIQRALQMFDRVIVAVAVNPKKVPLFTEEERKELIRQACPDPRVEVDAFHGLLVEYANGRGVNVILRGLRAVSDFEYEFQLANMNRKLAPGIETVFMMTGEDYFYVSSQLVREVASFGGNVEGLVPPNVLKVLRAKYGKQG
- a CDS encoding pyridoxal phosphate-dependent aminotransferase; the protein is MNLANRLKAIKPSPTLALNAKAKALVAQGVDVVSLAAGEPDFDTPEFIKQAAVDALRQGFTKYTPTSGIQELREAICAKLERDNHLTFAPDQVLVTVGAKQALYNAFQALLNEGDEVIIVAPYWVSYPDMVQLAGGKPVFVETREEDGFAPDPDAIRKALSPRTKALVLNSPSNPSGAVFSRAALEGIAQAVRGHECLILSDDIYEKLLYQGQFLNIGNVAPDLLSRLVVINGMSKSFSMTGWRMGYVAGPKWLISGMQMIQDQSTSNAASFAQKAALAALKGPQDIFVPMVEEYRGRRDLVVDTLNAIEGVRCRRPEGAFYVLPNVSGLFGRSYKGTPVTGSVQFSEILLNDFRVAAVPGAPFGAEGHIRMSFATSREQLNKGLERFRELATALR